In a single window of the Gadus chalcogrammus isolate NIFS_2021 chromosome 20, NIFS_Gcha_1.0, whole genome shotgun sequence genome:
- the LOC130373290 gene encoding glutamate decarboxylase 1-like, producing the protein MFGNVPHPPASPCCDHLGFLQKNNNLDDKGRIVSSFQERSSKNQRSCDNSARDGPFRRSETDFSNLFARDLLPAKNGEEQTMQFLFEIVDILTTYVRKTFDRSTKVLDFHHPHQLLEGMEGFNLELSDQPESLEQILVDCRDTLKYGVRTGHPRFFNQLSTGLDIIGLAGEWLTSTANTNMFTYEIAPVFVLMEQLTLKKMREIVGWPEGEGDGIFSPGGAISNMYSVMIARYKYFPEVKTKGMAAAPRLVLFTSEHSHYSIKKASAALGFGTENLILLKTDERGRVIPADLEAKVIDAKQKGYVPMFVNATGGSTVYGAFDPINEIADICEKYNMWLHVDGAWGGGLLMSRKHRHKLNGIERANSVTWNPHKMMGVPLQCSAILVRERGVLQGCNSMCAGYLFQPDKQYDISYDTGDKAIQCGRHVDIFKFWLMWKAKGTVGFEQHIDKCLDLSAYLYNKIKTREGYQMVFEGEPQHTNVCFWYLPLSLRSLPDGQERRERLHKVAPKIKALMMECGTTMVGYQPQGTKVNFFRMVISNPAATRSDIDFLIDEIERLGYDL; encoded by the exons ATGTTTGGAAATGTCCCACACCCACCTGCGTCCCCGTGCTGTGATCATTTAGGATTTTTGCAGAAGAACAACAACCTTGACGACAAGGGCCGGATCGTGAGTTCTTTCCAGGAGCGCTCCTCCAAGAACCAGCGGTCGTGTGACAACAGCGCGAGAGATGGCCCATTCAGACGCTCCGAAACGGACTTCTCCAACCTGTTCGCCAGAG ATCTGCTCCCGGCCAAGAACGGCGAGGAGCAGACCATGCAGTTCCTGTTTGAGATCGTGGACATCCTGACCACGTACGTCAGGAAGACCTTCGACCGCTCCACCAAGGTGCTGGActtccaccacccccaccagctgCTGGAGGGTATGGAGGGCTTCAACCTGGAGCTGTCGGACCAGCCCGAGTCCCTGGAGCAGATCTTGGTGGACTGCAGGGACACCCTGAAGTACGGTGTCCGGACCG GTCATCCCCGGTTCTTCAACCAGCTCTCCACTGGCCTGGACATCATCGGCCTGGCCGGGGAGTGGCTCACGTCCACCGCCAACACCAACAT GTTTACCTACGAGATAGCTCCAGTCTTCGTGCTGATGGAGCAGCTGACTCTGAAGAAGATGAGGGAGATCGTTGGCTggccagagggagagggagacggtaTTTTCTCTCCAG GCGGCGCTATATCCAACATGTACAGCGTGATGATCGCCAGATACAAGTACTTCCCCGAGGTCAAGACCAAAGGCATGGCCGCCGCACCTCGGCTGGTCCTCTTCACCTCCGAACAC agccacTACTCCATCAAGAAGGCGAGCGCTGCCCTGGGCTTCGGGACGGAGAACCTGATCCTGCTCAAGACGGACGAGAG AGGGAGAGTCATCCCGGCAGATCTGGAAGCCAAAGTCATCGACGCAAAGCAGAAG GGCTACGTCCCGATGTTCGTGAACGCCACCGGTGGCTCCACGGTCTACGGCGCCTTCGACCCCATCAACGAGATCGCGGACATCTGCGAGAAGTACAACATGTGGCTCCACGTGGAC GGTGCATGGGGAGGAGGGCTGCTGATGTccaggaaacacagacacaagctgAATGGGATTGAGCG AGCAAACTCTGTCACCTGGAACCCTCATAAGATGATGGGAGTCCCACTGCAGTGCTCTGCCATCCTGGTCAGGGAGCGG GGCGTACTACAAGGCTGCAACTCCATGTGTGCCGGCTACCTGTTCCAGCCCGACAAACAGTACGACATCAGCTACGACACGGGAGACAAGGCCATCCAGTGTGGACGACATGTGGATATCTTCAAGTTCTGGCTCATGTGGAAGGCAAAG ggAACAGTAGGTTTTGAGCAGCATATCGACAAATGTCTCGACCTGTCCGCGTATCTCTACAATAAGATCAAGACCAGAGAGGGGTACCAGATGGTGTTCGAAGGAGAG CCCCAGCACACCAACGTGTGCTTCTGGTACCTTCCGCTGAGCCTGCGGAGCCTGCCCGACGGCCAGGAGCGACGGGAGCGGCTGCACAAG GTGGCTCCTAAGATCAAGGCGCTGATGATGGAGTGTGGGACCACCATGGTGGGCTACCAGCCACAGGGGACGAAGGTGAACTTCTTCCGCATGGTGATCTCCAACCCGGCTGCCACCCGCTCCGACATCGACTTCCTGATCGACGAGATCGAGCGACTGGGCTACGACTTGTAA
- the sp5a gene encoding transcription factor Sp5a — translation MAAVAVLRNETLHAFLQDRTPNSSPENCKHSPLALLAATCNRIGHHHHHHGSNPADFLQVPYDPTLSSPSRLFHPWSNEGNHQTALSSSNSTFGLPSKPQLSAHIQSSFSSHHHELPLTPPADPSYPYDFSPVKMLPCSMQSLQSTCPPTYVPAVTYAAPAPIAPSMSSFVTGHSGLMHQQQRQLSPNHGEDIPWWSLQQGGHVSHPSSLGHHRFQLQRGLVLGHTDFAQYQTQIAALLHTKSPLASARRCRRCRCPNCQSSTSNDEPGKKKQHICHIPGCGKVYGKTSHLKAHLRWHSGERPFVCNWLFCGKSFTRSDELQRHLRTHTGEKRFVCPDCCKRFMRSDHLAKHVKTHQNKKSKCHEKTSGLDHRVKREDPRNML, via the exons ATGGCAGCAGTGGCTGTACTAAGGAACGAGACGCTCCACGCTTTTCTCCAG GATCGCACTCCGAACTCTTCCCCGGAGAACTGCAAACACTCTCCCCTGGCTCTCCTGGCGGCCACTTGTAACCGGATcgggcaccaccaccaccaccacggatCGAATCCCGCCGATTTCCTCCAGGTGCCTTATGACCCCACACTGAGCTCTCCGTCGCGTTTGTTTCACCCGTGGAGTAACGAAGGGAATCACCAGACCGCTCTTTCCAGCAGCAATTCCACTTTCGGACTACCTTCCAAGCCCCAGCTATCCGCGCACATCCAGAGCTCCTTCAGCTCACACCACCACGAGCTACCGCTCACCCCTCCGGCAGACCCCTCGTATCCCTATGACTTCTCCCCGGTCAAGATGCTCCCCTGCTCGATGCAGTCCCTGCAGTCCACCTGCCCCCCCACCTACGTCCCCGCGGTCACTTACGCAGCCCCGGCTCCCATCGCGCCCTCGATGTCCAGCTTTGTGACGGGACACTCCGGCCTCATGCACCAGCAGCAGCGCCAGTTGTCCCCCAACCACGGGGAGGATATCCCCTGGTGGAGCCTCCAGCAGGGGGGCCATGTGAGCCACCCGTCGTCCCTCGGCCACCACCGGTTCCAGCTGCAGCGGGGCTTGGTGCTCGGACATACGGACTTTGCGCAATACCAGACGCAGATTGCCGCGTTACTGCACACCAAGTCCCCTCTCGCGTCTGCCCGGCGGTGCAGGAGGTGCAGGTGTCCGAACTGCCAGTCGTCGACCTCCAACGACGAGCCCGGGAAGAAGAAACAGCACATATGTCACATCCCGGGCTGCGGGAAAGTTTACGGCAAGACGTCGCACCTGAAGGCGCACCTGAGGTGGCACTCGGGGGAGCGGCCGTTTGTGTGCAACTGGCTCTTCTGTGGCAAGAGCTTCACCAGGTCGGACGAGCTGCAGAGACACTTGAGGACTCATACGGGGGAGAAGCGCTTCGTGTGCCCGGACTGTTGCAAAAGGTTCATGCGGAGCGACCACTTGGCAAAGCACGTGAAAACGCACCAGAACAAAAAGAGCAAATGCCACGAAAAGACGTCGGGCCTCGACCACCGTGTGAAACGGGAAGACCCCAGGAATATGTTGTAA